In Gossypium arboreum isolate Shixiya-1 chromosome 3, ASM2569848v2, whole genome shotgun sequence, the sequence atttatgaatattttatatcTTAATGAGatcttttaattaaaaatagtttAGAGATATTAGGAATCTTTCTTAGAGTCAATGTTTTTAATTTACTTAGCGTATATGTTTTTCATTCAAACAAGTAAACCTATGTAACCTCTATTTAAGAGGTTGACTGCTAGAAATAAAATTAAGTCAGAATTTATTTGAATATTCAGAGGTTTAAGACTCTCTCTCTCTTAAAAAGTCTAAGGTCTGGAATTCCCTTCAACAAGTTCCACTTGTCCATTATGGATCATTCGTGCAGAAGAAACAGAAATAAGGAGATAAACCTTGTTTAAGTCAAACAATTTTCCTACAAATTGTCCAGTGACTCGGTTCGTAACTCAAGACTATAACATATACAAGGTGAAAATGAAAGAAGAAAACACTTGAAAGAAaggaaacaaataaaaaaagtaTTTAAATGACCAAGTGTCACCTTAACGGTTCTTTAACTAGCCTGGGCTTTAAAATCTTGCTTCACTATTTGGATAACCAGAAAGATTTTGCAAGTTTTAGATGTATCGATAAGGGTTAAATATGACAATATTGACTTTGTACCAAGTAGTGAATCTTACTATCCTGAATGAATATATAAACAGAATATTGGATGACCAGAGCCGCTCTAAACAGGAAATATTAGTCTGCAAAAGAAATACGGAAAAACCATAGATCAAAGCTGACCTTATATTCTGCATCCTGAAGTAGTAGAAATTTCCCCACTGTTGTGAAGGCCCTTGTTGATGTTTTGCTATGTACTGTTTATGAGCCCATTCCTAGCAAAATAACAGGCCCTTGTTGAGGCATATTTTATGCACAAATTGTATAGATATGTGTAACATAGTGTAATATAAAACATGGCAGATATTTGATGGGGCCTAGAGATAAAGGATAACCTCCAAACATGAGATCAAAGAGAAGGGGAACAAGAAGTAGAAAACGCATCCAAATTATGCATTCCTAAAACAGTGAGGAAATGGAAGTTCCTCAAAACATACATCTTCCAAAAGGATCAACAAGGATACTCCGTGGCAACAGAACCCCGCTCTCTAAAGCCATTTGTAAAGCCACACAGCCATGACCCCATGAAGGAAAAGAAGAAACCTCGATCTTTTATAGTGAGTATCCCAACCCTATATTTGATTACCAAACTTCTCTAACCCCATCCCCTCCCACCAccaatgaaaagaaagaaaaggaatttAGGTGACTACCTGTTCATGCTCGGGAAGTGGATAGACATCACCAAATATTGTTACCCTTGCATTTGATAAGCCACTCCATCCAGGTATCTGTAGACTGTCAATGGATTCCATAAAGGGAGAATATCTAAGGAAGATATTCCATCATGGCAAAAGGAACAAAAGAATTAACCTGCACAACAAGGGTACACCTAGGGTCTGCTAATAAATTCCGTGTGTGGATGGCCAATGGTGAAAATGAAAATATTGGATctgcaaattgaaaaaaaaaaaaaggggagataTGTTAAACACATCTAACAACTTACACATAGTTACAAAGTCTCTtacacttcaaacaaaatattaagAAAGGAAACCACAAAAACGGTTTaccaaaatgtcaaaattttttgCAGAATCAAAAAGTAACCAAATAACAGAACTTCAAAAGTCAACTACTTACGGCCCATTGAATCAGGGGCAAAATCTACCAGAGAGCCAAAAGGATACCCTTCTCGTCGGTGGTGCATCCGAGACATTACAGTGCATAAATGAGCAAATCTGGCCTTGAATTACACAGGCCAACAAATtcaaaacaattaaattaaaataaaataaaactggaAACGAAACACAGGGAAGGAAACAGATGAGTTTTCCCCTCTTTCGCTTTTCGAAATATGATAGTATTTAGAACTCAAATAATAGCCTTTACTTGTTCCATCAGATTACGGACAGCTAAGGCCGGCCGAGGTAATCCATGTGCTGAAGTTGCACTGTGCACTCCACCAGAAATTGGGGTTCTGAAAAGTCCAGCTCTGCTACCCCCAGTTGCTCCACTTCCATGGAGTTCAACCTTTATTAACTTATCTACATCTTTTTCGCTGCTTTTACTCTGATTTGAATCACCCTTTAGAACATGAGAGAGGCCATTAATACTGAGCCAAAGCAGCAACTTGATATAGCCAACGAGTATCTATGTCAACCAAGACAAGAAAAGGATTCCAAATAGCATGATAGAACTACATCGCTATGTTGCTCCAACTATTTTCCTTCAAGTACCCGCCCATAATCGAAACCCTCCGGTGACATGGAAAAACTTCaacaaaatcaaacatattggaCACTCACAACAGAGTTCGAGCTacaaagattttaaaatatagtAACATCGACACCCTTGTAAAAGCTTAAaaccattatttaattccatgaaaaaaaaaatcaaactggGTACAGTTTCATTTGAGTTTTTTACTTTATAGTTACATTTGATTTTTACTTTTCGCTATTTTGCATTTGCTTTCTTTCTCAAGAGTTGCTAAAACAAAAAATACCAAATGGTCATAAGAATGTAATTCATTTTCCACTGAAAGTGATCAAACGGTTCAAATCTAAAACAATTCAACATAATATCAAATCCTAAAACCAAATTTTATCCACAAAAGATGAAATTTTAACTTCTAATCATTCAAAAATAGTGCATTTGCTTTTGTAAACAAATCATAAAGTTAATGAGACTTCTCATCTCGATGTTCCAAAAAAGTAGAGAAAACAAAGCAAACAATACATAAACAACAGAGAAATCAAAGGGAAAAAAAGCGGGAAAATGAATTATTTGATAGTATTCGGTACAATACCTGATAAACAGATTGACTGTCTTCAGAAACTAAGCGAAACCCATTATTAAGGGTAAGAGGCTGCAGCTGGTCTTCACCTTCATCAGCAGGAACCTCTCGGGGTAGAGCTTGGAGATAAAACCTATGAAACTGAGAGGTTTCAGAGTTGAATTTGAGAAATCCAATTCGTTGATTTGGCGCTTTGATCAGACTAAAAGAAGAAGATGGTAAGTGGCTGTTGAGAATTGGGTAGGTCTCGCGTAGATTAGAGATGGAGATGGAGAGGGAACTCGAAAGAGATTCCATtggaaaaacataaagaaaattagGATCGAAAACGAATAGGGGCGGTTTCAGTGTTCGCTACTTCGTTTATAAAATCTGTACACCAACTTTGGTAAAATTTACAATATTATAAATGGTATGATTTTATTCGGGCTAAATTAATGATATATACACCTGTGGATGGTCTGGCCGACTGGGAGCCATTGAGTGAAAATATATCCTTAG encodes:
- the LOC108464750 gene encoding uncharacterized protein LOC108464750, which gives rise to MESLSSSLSISISNLRETYPILNSHLPSSSFSLIKAPNQRIGFLKFNSETSQFHRFYLQALPREVPADEGEDQLQPLTLNNGFRLVSEDSQSVYQGDSNQSKSSEKDVDKLIKVELHGSGATGGSRAGLFRTPISGGVHSATSAHGLPRPALAVRNLMEQARFAHLCTVMSRMHHRREGYPFGSLVDFAPDSMGHPIFSFSPLAIHTRNLLADPRCTLVVQIPGWSGLSNARVTIFGDVYPLPEHEQEWAHKQYIAKHQQGPSQQWGNFYYFRMQNISDIYFIGGFGTVAWIDVKEYEALKPDKIAVDGGEQNLKELNVTFSKPLKELLSAEAEVDDAALISIDSKGIDIRVRQGAQFNVQRLSFEEGHGVETLEEAKVALWKVIKKG